A window of [Clostridium] innocuum genomic DNA:
AAAAAACTTTGATGATGACAAGATTCAGGAGCTGGCTGATTCTATTAAGCTGCATGGTGTATTTACGCCTATACTGGTCAAGAAAGCGGTTAAGGGCTATGAACTGATTGCCGGAGAACGCCGATTGCGGGCCAGCAAGGTTGCCGGATTAAAAACCATCCCTGCTATTCTAATGGAATTTGATGATCAGCAGATGATGGAAATCGCACTGCTGGAAAATATTCAGCGCGAGGATCTGAATGCCATTGAGGAAGCACAGGGCTATGAAAAGCTGATCAAGAAGCTTGGCTATACACAGGAAGAGCTGGCGAAGCGGATTGGGAAGTCAAGAGAGCATGTGGCGAATATGCTGCGGCTGTTAAAGCTTCCAAAACCGGTACAGCAGTATGTTATCGATAAGCAGCTGAGTATGGGACATGTGCGTGCTCTGCTTGGTTTAAAGGATGCATCACAAATAGAGGATGTGGCAAAAAAAGCCATTCAGCTTCATCTGAGTGTGCGTGCTGTGGAAACACTGGTTAAAAATATGAATGAACCGAAAAGTGCACCGGAGAAGAAGCAGCGGGATATCAATCTGGATAAGGTACAGGATCGCCTGCAGAGCCGTTTCCAAACAAAGGTACGCATTGATGAGAAGCAGATTACTATACGCTATGATGGCAATGAAGATTTAAACCGCCTGCTGGAAATGCTGGGCGGCATTGAGGAAGAATAAAGAAAAAACAAAAGTCAGATGATTCGATTTCATTTTCAGGCGATATTAAAAACGAAAAAACGTATAAAGATCAGGCTCTTTCAGATGGTTCTTTCTCAATTGTGGGTAAATAAAACAGGGAGAATACAACACTATTGTATTTATCAATAAAAGTTGTATTCTCCCTTTTGCATACACCTTAAAGAAAGAACCTTTTAGATTACTTGATCTTTTTTTATTTATGAGCCTTTCTATGCAGATGAAGTCCTTTTCTGCATTTTTTATTTTCGTATGAATTATGTGTATTACAAACAATCATTATTTATACAAATCATCAGACATGTGTCTTGTCACCTGTCATTATATATGCTATACTGAGGCAGATACAACGGTTTAGAGAAAGGGAGATGAAGATACTGCATAAATCAGCAGTATCATCAAAGGATATGACAAAACAGGAAGAAATTAAACAGCTGAAGCTTGAAAAGGATGCCGTATTGCTGGCACATTACTACGTACCTGCACAGGTGCAGGAGATTGCAGATTATGTAGGAGATTCCTTCTATCTGAGTAAGGTGGCGTCCAAACTGACGAATAAGGTGTTGGTTTTTTGCGGAGTTTCCTTTATGGGAGAGAGTGGAAAGCTATTAAATCCGGACAAAGCAGTGCTGATGCCGGATGCGTCCGCTGACTGTCCGATGGCACATATGGTAACAAAAGAAGAGATTGATGATGTAAGGGCACGTTATGAGGACCTTGCAGTTGTATGCTATATCAACTCAACTGCTGAGATCAAATCATGGTCGGATGTATGCGTCACCTCAGCGAATGCAGTGCAGATTGTGAAGAAGCTGCCCAATCAGAATATTTTATTTATCCCGGATAAAAATCTGGGACGTTATGTGGCAGAGCAGGTTCCGGAAAAGAATGTCATGCTGGTAAAGGGATACTGTCCGGTTCATGAGGAAATGAAGGTAAAGGAAATCCAGGAGCTGAAGCAGCTGCATCCGCTTGCGGAAGTGCTTGCTCATCCGGAGTGTAATGCCTCTGTGCTTTCGATTGCAGATTATATCGGTTCAACAACCGGGATTTTGAAGCAGGCAGCTGCAAGCAATGCAAAGGAGTTTATCATTGCTACGGAGATTGGTGTCCGCTATGAGCTTGAAAAGCAGAATCCTAAGAAGACATTTTACTTTCCGAAAACAGAGCCGGTATGCATGGATATGAAGAAGATTACACTGGATGGTATTCTGCACGTTCTGCGTACTGGAGAAAACGGTGCAGCTGTAGCTTCGAATATCGCCGAGCCATCAAAGGCAACCCTGAACAGAATGCTGGAGCTTGCGGCGTAAACCGCCTTAAGGAGGCGAATTATGCAATCAGATATGTATTATGATGCCGTCATTGCAGGGTGTGGAGTTGCAGGTCTTTATACGGCTTTAAATCTGCCGGAAACCATGCGAATACTGATGATCTGTAAGGGGGATATGGCGGAATGTGATTCCATGCTGGCACAGGGGGGGATCTGTGTGCTTCCTGATGAAGAAGATTATACTGCCTATTTTGAAGATACCATGCGTGCAGGCCATTATGAAAATAACAGAGAGAGTGTTGACATCATGATTCGGCAGAGCAGACCAATTATAGAAGAACTGCTTCGGCTGGGTGTCCGCTTTGAACAAAATGAGGATGGAAGTCTGCGATATACCCGTGAGGGAGGACATTCCCGTGCAAGGATATGCTTCCATAAGGATATAACAGGAAAAGAAATTACGACTGCCCTGCAGATGCATGTTCGAAGCTGTTCGAATATTACTGTTATGGAGCATGCCCGGATGTGTGATCTGCTTGTCGAGCATGGTGTCTGCAAGGGAATCGCACTGGAAACCAAAGATCAGCAGGTTGTCCATGTCCATGCAGAGGATACGGTGCTTGCGACAGGAGGTATCGGTGGTTTGTATGAGCATTCCACCAATTATCCAAGTCTTACAGGAGACGCCTTGCGCATTTGTAAAAAGCATGGGATTCAGCTGGATCATCTGGATTACGTGCAGATTCATCCGACCAGCCTGTACAGCCGAAAAAAGGGAAGAAGCTTTTTGATTTCCGAGTCTGCCAGAGGAGATGGGGCGATTTTACTGAATAAAAAAGGGGAACGCTTCGTAAATGAGCTGCTGCCAAGAGATGTTGTATCTCAGGCTATTTTTGAGGAAATGAAGAAGGATGACACCGAGCATGTCTGGCTGTCCTTTCAAAATGTCCCCAAAGAGACCATACAAAGTCATTTTCCAAACATTCAGGAGGCCTGCCGTAAGGAAGGCTATGATATTACAAAGGAAAGTATCCCGGTAGTTCCTGCGCAGCATTATTTTATGGGAGGAATCCATGTGGAAAGTCATTCACAGACAACAATGCAGCATCTGTATGCTGTTGGAGAAACCAGCTGTAACGGTGTGCACGGGAAGAATCGCCTTGCCAGCAACAGTCTGCTGGAGAGTCTTGTTTTTGCGAAAAGAGCAGCTGATAACATAACAGTCTGCCGGAAAGGAAAAAAAGCATATGAATCCAATTACGATGCAGCTTGTTGCTGATAAATATATCCGTCTCGCTTTAGAGGAGGACATTAACGGTGAGGATGTAACAACCTGCTCCGTTATGCCTGATTATAAGGAAGGAGAGGTTCAGCTTATTTGCAAGGAAGACGGCATCATTGCCGGTCTTCAGATTTTCGAGCGTGTATTTACGCTGCTGGATCCGCAAACACAGGTTGATTTCCTTGTTAAGGATGGAGATAAGGTCACAAACGGTCAGCTGATGGGGAAGGTGCACGGGGATATTCGTGTTCTGCTATCCGGTGAGCGGACTGCGTTGAATTATTTACAGAGAATGAGTGGAATTGCCACATATACCAGAAACGTAGCGGATATGCTGGAAGGCTCTAAAACCTGTCTGGTAGACACTAGAAAAACAACACCGTGCATGCGGGTGTTTGAGAAATATGCTGTTCTTGTCGGAGGCGGAAAAAATCATCGCTATAATTTATCCGACGGGGTGCTGTTGAAGGATAATCATATCGATGCGGCAGGCGGTGTAAAGCAGGCAATTGAGGCCGCAAGAAGGCATGCGCCGTTTGTCCGTAAAATCGAAGTCGAAACAGAGAATCTTGACATGGTGAAGGAAGCAGTGGAGGCCGGTGCAGATATTATCATGCTGGACAATATGACCCCTGCCCAGATGAAGGAGGCTGTACAGCTGATTGACGGACGTGCAGAAACGGAATGCTCCGGTAATATCACAAAAGAAAACATTGAGCTGATGAAGGATCTCGGTGTGAATTATGTATCCAGTGGAGCATTGACACATTCCGCTCCGATTCTGGATATCAGCCTGAAGCATTTGAGCGTCCTTGGTAAGTAAAGAGAAAATCATATGGATAAGAAAGTAGCAGACAGCCCTATGGCTACAGCTTTGACAGGCTCTCAGCGCAGAAAACGTATTCTGACCATGATGAGGCAGTCTTCCCGTCCACTCTCCGGTGGTGCACTGGGAAGAGATACTGGTGTCAGCCGTCAGGTTGTGGTACAGGATATTGCTCTGCTGCGTACGGAGGGATATCCGATCATCGCCACTGCACGGGGCTATATATTGAATGAAACAAAAAAAGCAGTTCGCCTGTTTAAGGTCTGTCACACAACAGAGCAGATCAGTGAAGAGCTGGAAACGATTGTTGATCTTGGAGGAAGTGTGGAGGATGTGATGG
This region includes:
- a CDS encoding ParB/RepB/Spo0J family partition protein; the protein is MPKKENSARLGKGLSAIFGEDVGNVLEDIQQGKTEVHEDSKFEVEVKDVKPNPYQPRKNFDDDKIQELADSIKLHGVFTPILVKKAVKGYELIAGERRLRASKVAGLKTIPAILMEFDDQQMMEIALLENIQREDLNAIEEAQGYEKLIKKLGYTQEELAKRIGKSREHVANMLRLLKLPKPVQQYVIDKQLSMGHVRALLGLKDASQIEDVAKKAIQLHLSVRAVETLVKNMNEPKSAPEKKQRDINLDKVQDRLQSRFQTKVRIDEKQITIRYDGNEDLNRLLEMLGGIEEE
- a CDS encoding transcription repressor NadR → MATALTGSQRRKRILTMMRQSSRPLSGGALGRDTGVSRQVVVQDIALLRTEGYPIIATARGYILNETKKAVRLFKVCHTTEQISEELETIVDLGGSVEDVMVNHRAYGKMSAPLRIRNRRDVAVLLENLKTGKSTPLMNVTAGYHFHHVTADSQEILDEIEEHLRQKHLLAEFLPYELEEESIPDIK
- the nadA gene encoding quinolinate synthase NadA is translated as MTKQEEIKQLKLEKDAVLLAHYYVPAQVQEIADYVGDSFYLSKVASKLTNKVLVFCGVSFMGESGKLLNPDKAVLMPDASADCPMAHMVTKEEIDDVRARYEDLAVVCYINSTAEIKSWSDVCVTSANAVQIVKKLPNQNILFIPDKNLGRYVAEQVPEKNVMLVKGYCPVHEEMKVKEIQELKQLHPLAEVLAHPECNASVLSIADYIGSTTGILKQAAASNAKEFIIATEIGVRYELEKQNPKKTFYFPKTEPVCMDMKKITLDGILHVLRTGENGAAVASNIAEPSKATLNRMLELAA
- a CDS encoding L-aspartate oxidase, encoding MQSDMYYDAVIAGCGVAGLYTALNLPETMRILMICKGDMAECDSMLAQGGICVLPDEEDYTAYFEDTMRAGHYENNRESVDIMIRQSRPIIEELLRLGVRFEQNEDGSLRYTREGGHSRARICFHKDITGKEITTALQMHVRSCSNITVMEHARMCDLLVEHGVCKGIALETKDQQVVHVHAEDTVLATGGIGGLYEHSTNYPSLTGDALRICKKHGIQLDHLDYVQIHPTSLYSRKKGRSFLISESARGDGAILLNKKGERFVNELLPRDVVSQAIFEEMKKDDTEHVWLSFQNVPKETIQSHFPNIQEACRKEGYDITKESIPVVPAQHYFMGGIHVESHSQTTMQHLYAVGETSCNGVHGKNRLASNSLLESLVFAKRAADNITVCRKGKKAYESNYDAACC
- the nadC gene encoding carboxylating nicotinate-nucleotide diphosphorylase — encoded protein: MNPITMQLVADKYIRLALEEDINGEDVTTCSVMPDYKEGEVQLICKEDGIIAGLQIFERVFTLLDPQTQVDFLVKDGDKVTNGQLMGKVHGDIRVLLSGERTALNYLQRMSGIATYTRNVADMLEGSKTCLVDTRKTTPCMRVFEKYAVLVGGGKNHRYNLSDGVLLKDNHIDAAGGVKQAIEAARRHAPFVRKIEVETENLDMVKEAVEAGADIIMLDNMTPAQMKEAVQLIDGRAETECSGNITKENIELMKDLGVNYVSSGALTHSAPILDISLKHLSVLGK